The Egibacteraceae bacterium genome includes a window with the following:
- the cofE gene encoding coenzyme F420-0:L-glutamate ligase, with translation MLTVLPVSGLPEVSAGDDLAALVAARADLRDRDVVVVAQKVVSKAEGALLWARPGEDRAAARRRLARAEAARVVVDAPGALVVETRHGLVCANAGIDASNVPGGAFLRLPADPDRSARALRAGLRAVAGVEVAVIVADTFGRPWRTGVTDVAIGVAGLHPLRDERGGVDRHGNRLEATCVAVADELAAAADLVRRKADGVPVVVVRGYVYEADERAGAGLLRRRPEDDLFRRGRGALADTLGTASPVAAGVDPADLERAAGAARRVGGAGVRVASAGGVVAVAGPDLDAGAGAGAAIAALVDLGYLAARRPPRPGEEATVVVVGGRPAEPSDDRGR, from the coding sequence GTGCTGACCGTCCTGCCCGTCAGCGGCCTGCCCGAGGTGAGCGCGGGCGACGACCTCGCCGCGCTCGTCGCGGCCCGCGCGGACCTGCGCGACCGCGATGTCGTCGTCGTGGCGCAGAAGGTCGTGAGCAAGGCCGAGGGGGCGCTGCTGTGGGCGCGGCCCGGCGAGGACCGCGCCGCGGCCCGCCGCCGGCTCGCGCGCGCGGAGGCCGCCCGCGTCGTCGTCGACGCCCCCGGGGCGCTCGTCGTGGAGACCCGCCACGGCCTCGTGTGCGCGAACGCGGGCATCGACGCCTCCAACGTCCCCGGGGGCGCGTTCCTGCGCCTGCCCGCCGACCCCGACCGCAGCGCCCGGGCGCTGCGCGCCGGCCTGCGTGCGGTGGCCGGGGTCGAGGTCGCGGTGATCGTCGCCGACACCTTCGGGCGTCCGTGGCGGACCGGCGTGACCGACGTCGCCATCGGCGTGGCGGGCCTGCACCCGCTCCGTGACGAGCGGGGCGGCGTCGACCGCCACGGCAACCGCCTCGAGGCGACCTGCGTGGCTGTCGCCGACGAGCTCGCGGCCGCCGCCGACCTCGTGCGGCGCAAGGCCGACGGGGTCCCGGTCGTGGTCGTGCGGGGCTACGTCTACGAGGCCGACGAGCGGGCCGGCGCGGGCCTGCTGCGCCGCCGGCCCGAGGACGACCTGTTCCGGCGCGGGCGCGGCGCGCTGGCGGACACCCTCGGGACGGCGAGCCCGGTGGCCGCGGGCGTCGACCCTGCCGACCTCGAGCGGGCCGCCGGCGCGGCGCGACGGGTCGGCGGCGCGGGGGTGCGCGTGGCGTCGGCCGGCGGGGTCGTCGCCGTCGCGGGGCCCGACCTCGACGCCGGCGCGGGCGCGGGCGCGGCCATCGCCGCCCTCGTCGACCTCGGCTACCTCGCGGCCCGCCGCCCGCCCCGTCCCGGCGAGGAGGCCACGGTCGTCGTCGTGGGGGGCCGCCCGGCGGAGCCATCCGACGATCGCGGTCGTTAG
- the cofD gene encoding 2-phospho-L-lactate transferase: MQVVALAGGIGAARFLAGLVRVVDPSALTVVANTGDDLVVHGLRISPDLDTICYTLGGGADPEQGWGRAGETLTVSTELRERYGRPDWFTLGDRDLATHLVRSEILAGGGTPSEAAAAIAAAWGLGLRLLPMTDDTVATRIRTADGRDLHFQEWWIRERGEPRVAAVRLDGADAARPAPGVLEAMAAADAVLLCPSNPVVSIGTILAVPGIRDALVDPTVVGVSPIVGGRVVRGMADRLLPAAGAGTSAAGVAGLYADFLDGWVMDRADEGAAPALEARGLRVAVTDTIMRTPAVAEDVARAALALC, translated from the coding sequence ATGCAGGTCGTCGCCCTCGCCGGAGGCATCGGCGCAGCGCGGTTTCTCGCCGGGCTCGTGCGGGTGGTTGACCCGTCGGCGCTCACGGTCGTCGCCAACACCGGCGACGACCTCGTCGTGCACGGCCTGCGGATCAGCCCCGACCTCGACACGATCTGCTACACCCTCGGCGGTGGCGCGGACCCGGAGCAGGGCTGGGGCCGGGCCGGCGAGACGCTGACGGTGAGCACGGAGCTGCGCGAGCGCTACGGGCGCCCCGACTGGTTCACCCTCGGCGACCGCGACCTCGCCACCCACCTCGTCCGCTCGGAGATCCTCGCCGGTGGCGGCACGCCGAGCGAGGCCGCCGCGGCCATCGCCGCCGCCTGGGGACTCGGGCTTCGGCTGCTCCCCATGACCGACGACACCGTGGCGACGCGCATCCGCACGGCGGACGGGCGGGACCTCCACTTCCAGGAGTGGTGGATCCGCGAGCGTGGCGAGCCGCGCGTCGCCGCGGTCCGCCTCGACGGTGCCGATGCCGCGCGCCCGGCTCCCGGCGTGCTCGAGGCGATGGCCGCGGCCGACGCGGTGCTCCTCTGCCCCTCCAACCCCGTCGTGTCGATCGGCACGATCCTCGCCGTGCCGGGCATCCGCGACGCGCTCGTCGACCCGACGGTGGTGGGGGTGTCGCCCATCGTGGGCGGCAGGGTCGTGCGGGGCATGGCCGACCGGCTGCTGCCCGCCGCCGGCGCGGGCACCTCGGCGGCGGGCGTGGCGGGCCTCTACGCCGACTTCCTCGACGGGTGGGTGATGGACCGTGCGGACGAGGGCGCGGCGCCCGCACTCGAGGCCAGGGGGCTGCGGGTCGCGGTGACCGACACGATCATGCGTACCCCCGCGGTCGCCGAGGACGTCGCCCGGGCCGCTCTCGCGCTGTGCTGA
- a CDS encoding DUF3105 domain-containing protein, giving the protein MSDEQSPDEAQSKRERQKARRAQRLEAERAAAAAARRKRMGAYLLVGLLLIGAVGYFVWQNIEERRAEQELIEAAQARLEELGCTTDEEMPPLGAGHFGEGELAANPPEGVYDHLPTTSGQHIASVVATGVYDEYVDERVTTHNLEHGYVVMWYDEGADPDDIAALKEFAQERIDDGDQEIVVAPYNQPLDDDKNFAFVAWERRQMCDRFDPGIALNFIREHMNNERAPEARVGPHLGGQPGELDPNEVDGPLVFPPLGQETPDEPLPDDEGGAETEDVEGTGTDAGTDTDTDTDTDS; this is encoded by the coding sequence GTGTCCGACGAGCAGTCACCCGACGAGGCCCAGAGCAAGCGCGAACGACAGAAGGCACGGCGCGCCCAACGCCTCGAGGCGGAGCGCGCCGCAGCGGCAGCCGCCCGACGCAAGCGCATGGGCGCGTACCTGCTCGTCGGCCTGCTGCTGATCGGCGCGGTCGGCTACTTCGTCTGGCAGAACATCGAGGAGCGCCGCGCCGAGCAGGAGCTGATCGAGGCCGCCCAGGCGCGCCTCGAGGAGCTCGGCTGCACGACCGACGAGGAGATGCCTCCGCTCGGCGCCGGCCACTTCGGCGAGGGCGAGCTCGCGGCGAACCCGCCCGAGGGGGTCTACGACCACCTGCCGACCACGTCGGGGCAGCACATCGCGAGCGTCGTGGCGACCGGCGTGTACGACGAGTACGTCGACGAGCGCGTGACGACCCACAACCTCGAGCACGGCTACGTCGTCATGTGGTACGACGAGGGCGCCGACCCCGACGACATCGCCGCCCTCAAGGAGTTCGCGCAGGAGCGCATCGACGACGGCGACCAGGAGATCGTCGTCGCGCCCTACAACCAGCCCCTCGACGACGACAAGAACTTCGCGTTCGTCGCCTGGGAGCGCCGGCAGATGTGCGACCGTTTCGACCCGGGCATCGCGCTCAACTTCATCCGCGAGCACATGAACAACGAGCGGGCGCCCGAGGCGCGCGTCGGGCCGCACCTCGGCGGCCAGCCGGGCGAGCTCGACCCGAACGAGGTCGACGGGCCGCTCGTGTTCCCGCCGCTCGGCCAGGAGACGCCCGACGAGCCGCTTCCCGACGACGAGGGCGGCGCGGAGACCGAGGACGTCGAAGGCACCGGCACCGACGCCGGGACCGACACGGACACCGACACCGACACTGACTCGTAG
- the glmS gene encoding glutamine--fructose-6-phosphate transaminase (isomerizing), which produces MCGIIGYTGPEQALPVLLRGLVTLEYRGYDSAGVAVVSRAAQPSLRVVKRAGKLTELRRALDGQQVSGTTGVGHTRWATHGEPSDRNAHPHLDMAGDIAVIHNGIIENWAELKAELAAAGSEFTSETDTEVLAQLIAALHDERRGAAQGVGDTPGGALAAAVRAALARVEGAFAIAVVDRRQPGVIVASRRGAPLILGRADGASLLCSDATGLIAHTREVEALLDDQVAVLVPGGITVTDAAGNPAEGDRRKVDWDVDAAEKQGYPHFMLKEIHEQPRAVRETLLARTDAEGRVRLDELRIHPDDFRTFDKVAIIATGTSAYAGMVAKYAIEHWAGIPVEIEIASEFRYRDPILSPSTLVVAISQSGETLDTLAAAAHARDQRAKVVGITNVVGSALAREADAVLYTRAGPEIAVAATKTFVAQIVALNVLALYLAQARRSLFPDECRDQLARMAALPSLIEEVLESESAVAELAAEFADARYVMFIGRHVGLPIALEGALKLKEISYLHAEGFAAGEMKHGPIALIDEGGPVVALATRGHVRAKMVSNIAEVKARGAVVLAIATEGDTEIKEHADHVIYVPEVHELLYPVLTVVPLQLLGYHIATRLGRDVDQPRNLAKTVTVE; this is translated from the coding sequence ATGTGCGGCATCATCGGTTACACGGGTCCCGAGCAGGCGTTGCCGGTCCTCCTGCGCGGGCTCGTCACGCTCGAGTACCGCGGCTACGACTCGGCCGGGGTGGCGGTCGTGTCGCGTGCCGCCCAGCCGAGCCTTCGGGTCGTGAAGCGCGCCGGCAAGCTCACCGAGCTCCGGCGCGCCCTCGACGGGCAGCAGGTGTCGGGCACCACGGGCGTCGGCCACACGCGGTGGGCCACCCACGGTGAGCCGAGCGACCGCAACGCTCACCCGCACCTCGACATGGCCGGTGACATCGCGGTCATCCACAACGGCATCATCGAGAACTGGGCGGAGCTGAAGGCCGAGCTCGCCGCCGCGGGCAGCGAGTTCACGTCGGAGACCGACACGGAGGTGCTCGCGCAGCTCATCGCCGCGCTCCACGACGAGCGGCGAGGGGCGGCGCAGGGCGTCGGGGACACCCCGGGGGGCGCGCTGGCGGCGGCCGTGCGGGCGGCGCTCGCGCGGGTCGAGGGCGCCTTCGCGATCGCCGTGGTCGACCGCAGGCAGCCCGGGGTGATCGTCGCCTCCCGCCGGGGCGCGCCGCTGATCCTCGGCCGCGCCGACGGGGCCAGCCTCCTGTGCAGCGACGCCACGGGGCTCATCGCCCACACCCGGGAGGTGGAGGCGCTGCTCGACGACCAGGTCGCCGTCCTCGTCCCGGGAGGGATCACCGTCACCGACGCCGCCGGCAACCCCGCGGAGGGTGACCGGCGCAAGGTCGACTGGGACGTGGACGCCGCCGAGAAGCAGGGCTACCCCCACTTCATGCTGAAGGAGATTCACGAGCAGCCGAGGGCCGTGCGGGAGACCCTGCTCGCGCGCACGGACGCCGAGGGGCGCGTGCGGCTCGACGAGCTGCGCATCCACCCCGACGACTTCCGGACGTTCGACAAGGTGGCGATCATCGCGACGGGGACGAGCGCGTACGCGGGCATGGTCGCCAAGTACGCCATCGAGCACTGGGCGGGCATCCCCGTGGAGATCGAGATCGCCAGCGAGTTCCGGTACCGCGACCCGATCCTGTCGCCCTCGACGCTCGTCGTCGCGATCAGCCAGTCCGGTGAGACGCTCGACACGCTCGCCGCCGCCGCGCACGCCCGCGACCAGCGGGCGAAGGTCGTCGGGATCACGAACGTCGTCGGCAGCGCGCTCGCGCGGGAGGCCGACGCGGTCCTCTACACCCGGGCCGGTCCGGAGATCGCCGTGGCCGCGACGAAGACCTTCGTCGCGCAGATCGTCGCCCTCAACGTCCTCGCGCTCTACCTCGCGCAGGCGCGCCGGTCGCTGTTCCCCGACGAGTGCCGCGACCAGCTCGCGCGGATGGCGGCCCTGCCATCGCTCATCGAGGAGGTGCTCGAGTCCGAGTCGGCCGTCGCCGAGCTCGCCGCCGAGTTCGCCGACGCGCGCTACGTCATGTTCATCGGCCGCCACGTCGGCCTGCCGATCGCGCTCGAGGGAGCGCTGAAGCTCAAGGAGATCAGCTACCTCCACGCCGAGGGGTTCGCCGCGGGGGAGATGAAGCACGGCCCCATCGCGCTCATCGACGAGGGCGGGCCGGTGGTGGCGCTCGCCACCCGCGGCCACGTGCGCGCGAAGATGGTGTCGAACATCGCCGAGGTCAAAGCCCGCGGCGCGGTGGTCCTGGCGATCGCGACCGAGGGTGACACGGAGATCAAGGAGCACGCCGACCACGTCATCTACGTGCCGGAGGTCCACGAGCTGCTCTACCCCGTGCTCACCGTCGTGCCCCTGCAGCTGCTCGGCTACCACATCGCCACACGGCTCGGCCGCGACGTCGACCAGCCCCGCAACCTCGCCAAGACCGTCACCGTCGAGTGA